From a single Bacteroidia bacterium genomic region:
- a CDS encoding T9SS type A sorting domain-containing protein: MKIKLLLLTFMSLVIFLSSTQAQTSSIAFCSQELGGGADDSFVTLLQNAGYNVHAVDDYWNNIDSADVVALDTFDLVIISKATTSGNFGDTPAEVANWMSITTPVIIMNDFVARSNRLKLFNTTTTTANGGLKLDVVLPTHPLFTNMTLVGDSTNEISIDPLETIVATDAGNGTVIATDALTGNVAIAEWAPLTEFYAGAVDSANGARMYFATDYGYKLTPDGDQLFLDAVQYMITGSVQGPPQSPERLIWVTENLAADALYISEIEAQGFEVIPADLQASIVNADPTGIMDSLAAADLVIFSRNTNSANYSNKAFWNNVPTPILTLSAFVARNNRWGFSSDPSTNISADGKDIKIVADTSSALFEYITITDSILTVLTSGALEFAVFTDTIGAGNGVLYARSTSLNRVAIAEWPANTPFYEGSQDSAADIRLLLPLTGSNVLTLDGKQLLMNAINLLLGLPASPVLLTQNYAPYDLALSNDTIAENKAAGTFIATIEVSDLNEADFHTYVLGGVDSASFLISQDSLFAAISFDFETKSAFNFSITATDSAGESYTKDFTVTITNDTTDDVTSIEAFIFSDIRVFPNPFTNVIEIEGVQVNHFSVELADLTGRVIYQTTQNKSTPTLQINLPALPGGIYLLKLSSESGTRTLKLIRE; the protein is encoded by the coding sequence TGGAATAATATAGATTCCGCAGACGTTGTTGCCCTTGACACTTTTGACCTGGTAATTATTTCCAAAGCGACTACCAGTGGTAATTTTGGCGATACGCCTGCAGAAGTAGCGAACTGGATGAGTATCACTACGCCCGTCATCATCATGAACGACTTTGTGGCAAGGAGCAACCGGCTGAAGCTCTTTAACACGACAACTACCACGGCAAACGGAGGGTTAAAACTGGATGTTGTTTTGCCGACGCATCCGTTGTTTACCAATATGACATTGGTCGGAGACAGCACCAATGAAATCAGTATTGATCCCCTCGAAACGATCGTCGCTACTGATGCTGGAAACGGAACGGTCATTGCTACCGACGCCCTGACAGGAAATGTAGCCATTGCCGAATGGGCACCACTCACAGAATTTTATGCAGGAGCCGTTGATTCTGCCAATGGCGCCCGAATGTATTTTGCTACTGATTATGGCTATAAATTGACCCCCGACGGCGACCAGCTGTTTCTGGATGCTGTTCAATATATGATTACCGGATCTGTGCAGGGACCACCCCAGTCGCCGGAACGGCTGATATGGGTAACCGAAAACCTGGCTGCTGACGCCCTATATATATCAGAGATTGAAGCACAAGGTTTTGAAGTGATTCCAGCGGATCTACAGGCAAGCATTGTCAATGCAGACCCTACCGGTATTATGGATTCATTGGCAGCAGCCGATTTGGTGATTTTTTCAAGAAATACCAATAGTGCAAACTATTCCAACAAGGCATTTTGGAACAATGTACCGACCCCTATTCTTACGTTGAGCGCCTTTGTCGCACGAAACAACAGATGGGGATTTAGTTCGGATCCTTCCACCAATATCTCTGCTGATGGCAAAGACATTAAAATTGTCGCTGATACCAGCTCCGCTTTATTTGAATATATCACCATAACTGACAGCATACTGACCGTTCTCACATCAGGAGCCCTGGAGTTTGCCGTTTTTACTGACACTATCGGTGCAGGCAACGGAGTCCTGTATGCCCGCTCAACCTCTCTAAACCGGGTAGCGATCGCAGAATGGCCTGCCAACACCCCTTTCTATGAAGGTAGCCAGGATTCTGCTGCCGATATTAGATTGCTATTGCCTCTTACCGGTTCAAATGTCCTGACACTGGATGGCAAACAGCTCCTTATGAATGCGATCAACCTGCTTTTGGGGCTTCCGGCTTCTCCGGTGTTGCTTACGCAGAACTACGCGCCTTATGACCTCGCCCTGAGCAATGATACTATTGCAGAAAATAAAGCTGCAGGAACCTTTATTGCAACTATCGAGGTGTCGGATCTTAACGAAGCTGACTTCCACACCTATGTTTTAGGAGGAGTTGATTCAGCCAGCTTTTTGATCAGCCAGGATAGCCTGTTTGCCGCTATATCATTCGACTTTGAAACCAAATCTGCTTTCAATTTTTCCATTACGGCAACCGATTCTGCAGGAGAAAGCTATACCAAAGATTTTACCGTTACCATCACCAATGATACAACGGATGATGTCACTTCGATCGAAGCTTTTATCTTTTCTGATATCAGGGTTTTCCCCAATCCATTCACAAATGTGATTGAGATAGAAGGTGTGCAAGTCAATCATTTTTCGGTTGAACTGGCTGATCTCACCGGTCGGGTTATTTACCAAACGACCCAGAATAAAAGCACACCTACCCTGCAAATAAACCTGCCAGCGCTACCCGGTGGCATATATCTTCTAAAACTATCCTCAGAATCCGGGACCAGAACCCTAAAGCTAATTAGGGAGTAA